From one Mustela nigripes isolate SB6536 chromosome 16, MUSNIG.SB6536, whole genome shotgun sequence genomic stretch:
- the COPS3 gene encoding COP9 signalosome complex subunit 3 isoform X3 has translation MQMNTNQLTSIHADLCQLCLLAKCFKPALPYLDVDMMDICKENGAYDAKHFLCYYYYGGMIYTGLKNFERALYFYEQAITTPAMAVSHIMLESYKKYILVSLILLGKVQQLPKYTSQIVGRFIKPLSNAYHELAQVYSTNNPSELRNLVNKHSETFTRDNNMGLVKQCLSSLYKKNIQRLTKTFLTLSLQDMASRVQLSGPQEAEKYVLHMIEDGEIFASINQKDGMVSFHDNPEKYNNPAMLHNIDQEMLKCIELDERLKAMDQEITVNPQFVQKSMGSQEDDSGNKPSSYS, from the exons ATGCAGATGAATACAAACCAGCTGACCTCAATACACGCCGATCTCTGCCAG CTTTGTTTGCTGGCAAAATGCTTTAAGCCTGCCCTTCCATACCTTGATGTGGACATGATGGATATCTGTAAAGAGAATGGAGCCTATGATGCAAAGCACTTTTTATGTTACTATTATTATGGAGGGATGATCTACACCGGGCTGAAGAACTTCGAAAGAGCACTGTACTTTTATGAACAG GCTATAACTACTCCTGCCATGGCGGTCAGTCACATCATGTTGGAATCCTATAAAAAGTatattctagtttctttgataTTACTTGGAAAAGTACAACAGCTACCAAAGTATACATCTCAAATTGTGGGTAGATTCATTAAG CCTCTTAGCAATGCGTACCACGAGTTAGCACAAGTCTATTCAACCAATAATCCCTCAGAACTCCGCAACCTGGTGAACAAGCACAGCGAGACTTTTACTCGTGACAACAACATGGGCCTGGTGAAGCAGTGCCTGTCTTCTCTTTATAAGAAGAATATTCAGAGGCTAACCAAG ACCTTTTTAACATTGTCGTTACAAGATATGGCTAGTCGTGTGCAGTTATCTGGACCTCAGGAGGCAGAGAAATATGTCCTACACATG atagaggaTGGTGAAATTTTTGCAAGTATTAATCAGAAGGATGGTATGGTCAGTTTCCATGATAaccctgaaaaatataataacccaGCCATGCTTCATAACATCGACCAGGAG ATGCTGAAGTGCATTGAGCTGGATGAGCGACTGAAGGCCATGGATCAGGAGATCACCGTGAACCCCCAGTTCGTACAAAAG AGCATGGGATCACAAGAAGATGATTCTGGAAACAAACCATCTAGTTACTCTTGA